The DNA sequence CAGGACGGCGAAGTGTACGACTGGGGACCGCCGAGCGAAGTGGTCACCGAGGAACTCCTCGCGGACGTGTTCCGCGTCGAGGCGGCCGTCTCCTACACGCCCGACCCCGAAATCGTCCCGAAGCACTCGCTGTGAGCCGGCCGTATCGAAACGGCTTTGAACTTTTAGGTTAGCCTAAAACACGATGACAGACGACGGTTCACGGAGTCGAACGCGGCGGGACGTACTGAAGGCGAGCGGCGTTCTGGCCGCGTCAGGCTTCCTCGCGGGCTGTACCGGCGATTCGAGCAGTGGGACGACGACCGGCGCGGGCGCGACCGATACCGCGGCGGCGACGACGACGCCCACCGAGACGGCGACCGAGGAGGAGACGGAGACCGAAACCGAGGCGAGCGAGTCGTACTCGGTGTCCATCGAACCGGTCGGCGAAGTCACGTTCGAGTCGGTGCCGGAGACGTGGGTCGCCAACAACGGCAGTTGGGCCGACATGGGCGTCGCGCTCGGGTTGGAACCGCCGGCGGGCGTCTGGCTCCCGAGCCGGTACCACACGCGCTACTACGACGAGATTCCCGACGTGAGCGTCGACGGGAGTTCCATACAGAAACTGTGGGGCGACGGCGGCATCGGCAAGGAGCAGTTCTACGAGTTGGACGTGGACGTCCACGTCGCGGACCCGAACTTCCTCCTGAACCGCGGGAAGTGGGCGCAGTCCGACGTGGACGAGATAGCCGAGAACGTCGGTCCGTTCTTCGGCAACAGCATCTTCTCGCGGAGCTACCCGTGGCACGAGGACTA is a window from the Halogeometricum rufum genome containing:
- a CDS encoding ABC transporter substrate-binding protein — translated: MTDDGSRSRTRRDVLKASGVLAASGFLAGCTGDSSSGTTTGAGATDTAAATTTPTETATEEETETETEASESYSVSIEPVGEVTFESVPETWVANNGSWADMGVALGLEPPAGVWLPSRYHTRYYDEIPDVSVDGSSIQKLWGDGGIGKEQFYELDVDVHVADPNFLLNRGKWAQSDVDEIAENVGPFFGNSIFSRSYPWHEDYRYYTLYEAFEKLSQVFQRTDRFEAFDGLHEEFQAALAPVVPGRSERPSAAVVWGSGDQPEQFYPYTIDEGTSFKHLNDLQVKDALANTDVKNFYESRGAIDFETLLEVDPAVLLIRGQEAKTADEFQNTVVSFVESHDVASQLTAVQNGDVYRAGPLYQGPITNLVVTERLARTLYGVEEELFDRERVADIVAGDV